A DNA window from Barnesiella intestinihominis YIT 11860 contains the following coding sequences:
- a CDS encoding M48 family metallopeptidase: MTIIKVSDIFVEVEWKEIKNIHLTIYPPNARVHVSAPIGMTEEAVRLFLITKMPWINQRITQILGQNRQTPREYVSGENHYFKGQRYRLKVLYHNAPAKVEIQGNEYIKLYVRDGASAERRAEVLREWYRSEFKSILTPLIAKWEYLLGVKANKWEVKQMKTLWGSCNHSTKNIIFNLELIKKPVRCIEYIVVHELLHIKVRLHNEEYTALLTQYFPNWKQLKEELNEFVV, translated from the coding sequence ATGACTATTATTAAAGTTTCTGATATATTTGTAGAAGTCGAGTGGAAGGAAATTAAGAATATACATCTTACAATATATCCACCTAATGCTCGTGTTCATGTGTCTGCACCTATTGGAATGACTGAGGAGGCTGTGCGATTATTCTTGATTACGAAAATGCCGTGGATAAATCAACGTATAACCCAGATTCTTGGTCAGAATCGCCAAACACCCCGTGAATACGTATCTGGGGAGAATCATTACTTTAAGGGGCAAAGATACCGTTTAAAGGTTTTGTATCATAATGCTCCTGCAAAAGTAGAGATTCAGGGGAATGAATATATTAAACTATATGTTCGAGACGGAGCATCTGCAGAGCGTCGAGCGGAGGTGCTACGAGAATGGTATCGATCTGAATTTAAATCGATACTTACTCCTCTAATTGCGAAATGGGAATATCTTTTAGGGGTAAAGGCAAATAAATGGGAAGTCAAGCAGATGAAAACATTGTGGGGAAGTTGTAATCACAGTACGAAAAATATTATTTTTAACCTTGAATTAATCAAGAAACCTGTTCGTTGCATTGAATATATTGTGGTACATGAATTATTACATATCAAAGTTAGATTACACAATGAAGAATATACAGCTTTACTAACTCAATATTTCCCGAATTGGAAACAGTTGAAAGAAGAATTAAATGAATTTGTTGTATAA